CTCCACGCCCATTTCGACGTCGTGCTCGAAGCGGTCGCGACCGGGCGGCGCGAACTCATCCGGCTTCATCGCGCCGGCGAAATCGACGATGAAACGCTGCACGAACTGGAGCGCGATCTCGACCTTGAGGAATTGAGCGCAATATCTGCCAAGGCGTGAGCCTCTTGCCCGAACGTTTCTTTCCATTTTCTCCTTTGACATGAGGGGCGGATGTCCTAGATGTCCGCAAATTGGCGCCAAGTATCGAGGAGCTTGAGAGCGATCAAGAAGTCAAAGGCGCCGAAACCACCAAAACCGAAGACGCTGTTGCAGAAGCTGGCTGCCTCGCCCGAGAAACTGTTTTCGGGTTCGTTTCGCCAGCAATGTGCAGCACTTTGCTATCGTTACGTGCCTGACGGCGCGATCGAGATCCTTGTGGTGACGTCGCGCGACAGCGGCCGCTGGCTCATTCCAAAAGGCTGGCCGATGAAACAGAAGGAACCGCACGAGGCCGCGGCGATCGAAGCCTTGCAGGAGGCCGGTGTTCGCGGGAAAGTTCGCAAGAAGCCGATTGGCAGCTACACCTACTTAAAGATGCTCGATGACGGCGACGTGGTGCCCTGTATCGTTGACATCTTCCAGATCGAAGTCACCAAGCTGGCGGAAAAATACAAGGAGAAAGGCGAGCGTTTGGTCGCCTGGGTCAGCCCCGATGAAGCGGCGCGGCGCGTCCGCGAAATCGAGCTCAAATCGCTTCTGGTCGACTTCAAGCCGCGGTGAAGTCGCGCACCTTTCCGGATCACATCCTCGGACGATAGCCGCGCTGACGTTTGCTACGCGTTAGCTCGAGGAAGAGTTTGACCGCCTCCTCCTCCCGCGCGAAGTGGTGCACCATCATCTGGCCGTGACTTCCGATCCGTCCCCAGCGCCGCGTCAGGCACGCCTCGCCCAATAGGGACATGGAGATCTGCATGGAGTAGTAGCGCGCCATGTTTCTGGCCGCGTCCCTTCGCTCGACATAGATCTGGTAGGGCTGAACGATCGTCATGCGCGAAGATTCGGCGATCGGCGCGCATAGGTCCAACGAGAGTTTTGAATCGATCACGTGCGACCGATTCATTTTGGTGATCTGTCACGACCCTTGCCGCAACGGATAAGGGTCAACGGGCGCACCGGCGAAAGCTCCGCAGACAAGCAAAAGCCGGAACGGCGTGCACCGATCCGGCCTTCGAAATCTTGAAGCCTTGGTTAGCCGCGGAACGTGTAGTCTGCGATCGACTGCGGTTTCATCTCGATCGAGAAACCCGGCCGCTGCGGCGGCATATAGGCGGCATTCTCGATCACGCAGGGGTCGAGGAAGTGTTCGTGCAGATGGTCGACATATTCGATGACGCGACCATCCTTGGTGCCGGAAACCGCCAGATAGTCGATCATCGACAGATGCTGGACATATTCGCACAAGCCGACGCCACCGGCATGCGGCCAGACCGGCAGCCCGTATTTGGCGGCGACGAGCAGCACCGCCAGAACCTCGTTCAGGCCCCCCATCCGGCAACTATCGATCTGGACGATGTCGATCGCGCCCTCGGCGATGAACTGCTTGAACATGATGCGGTTCTGGCACATCTCGCCGGTTGCGACCTTCACCGGTCCGATCGCCTCGCGGATCTTGCGGTGACCGGCAACGTCGTCGGGGCTCGTCGGCTCCTCGATGAAGAAGGGCTTGGCAAAAGCGAGCTGCTTGACCCAGTCGATCGCCTCGCCGACTTCCCAGACCTGGTTGGCGTCGATCATCAAATAGCGGTCCGGGCCGATCACCTCGCGCGCGATCGTCAGTCGCCGGATGTCGTCGGCAAGGTCGCGACCGACCTTCATCTTGATATGGTTGAAACCTTCGTCAATCGCCTCCTGGGCGAGACGCCGGAGCTTATCGTCGTCATAACCGAGCCAGCCGGCCGATGTCGTGTAGCAGGCATAGCCTTCCTTCTCGAGCGTCGCGATGCGCTGAGCCTTGCCGGGTTCGGCCCTGCTGAGGATGGCGACCGCCTCGTCACGCGTCAGCACGTCGGTCATGTAGCGATAGTCGACGATATCGGCGATCTCTTCCGGCGACATTTCGGCGACAAGCCGCCAGACGGGCTTGCCCGCCTCCTTGGCAAGCAGGTCCCAGACGGCGTTGACGACGGCGCCGGTCGCCAGATGCATCGCACCTTTCTCCGGACCGATCCAGCGCAGCTGGCTGTCGCTGGTCAGGTGCCGCCAGAACCGGCCGGGATGGGCGAGAATGTCTGATGTCTCCTGGCCGACGATCAGATGCCGCATGGCCTTGATCGCCATGCAGCAAATGTCGTTGCCGCGGCCGATAGTGAAGGTGAGACCATGGCCCGCAAGTCCCTCCCGATCGGTGTCGAGGATGACATAGGCCGCGGAATAGTCCGGGTCCGGGTTCATCGCGTCGGAACCGTCGAGGCTCTGCGAGGTCGGAAAGCGCAGGTCGAAGACGCGCAGATCAGTGATGCGGGTCATGGTCACTCCAGTCTTATGATCAATCGTCCGCGCGCACGGACTGCTTCTGGCTGCCGAGGCCCTCGATGCCGAGTTCGACGACGTCGCCGGCCTTAAGGTAACGCGGCGGCTTCATGCCCATGCCGACGCCGGGCGGCGTGCCGGTCGAGATGATGTCGCCCGGCTGCAGCGACATGAACTGCGACAGGTAGGAGACGAGGTAGGCAACGCCATAGACCATGGTCTTCGACGAGCCGTTCTGCATGGTTTCGCCGTTGACCTTCAGCCACATCGGCAGGTTCTGCGGGTCCGCCACTTCGTCCTTGGTCACCAGCCACGGGCCTGTCGGACCAAAGGTGTCGCAGGACTTGCCCTTGGTCCACTGCCCCTGGCGCTCGATCTGGAAGGCGCGTTCGGAGACGTCGTGCACGGTGCAGTAGCCGGCGACATAGTCGAGTGCTTCCGCCTCGGTGACGTACTTGGCCTTGCGGCCGATGACGACGCCGAGTTCCACTTCCCAGTCGGTCTTCTCCGAGCCGCGCGGAATGATCAGGTCGTCATTCGGGCCAACGATCGCCGACGTCGCCTTCATGAAGATGATCGGTTCGGAGGGAACCGTGGCGCCCGTCTCGGCGGCATGGTCGGAGTAGTTGAGGCCGATGCAGATGAACTTGCCGGTACCGGCCACGCAAGGGCCGAGCCGCTGGTTGCCGTCGACAGCCGGAAGGCCGGCGAGATCGAGTGCCTCGAGTTCGGCGAGTTTGTCCGGGTCGAGCGCCGCACCTGAGAAATCGGCGACGTGGCCGGAAAGATCACGCAAGGTGCCGTTCGCATCGAGGATGCCCGGCTTTTCCTGGCCCGGGAGGCCGTAACGAAGAAGTTTCATATCTCTGCTTCCTGCTTGTCTGTTGTCAGATGGTCCAGCCGCCATCGATGGCATAGGCCTGGCCGGTCGTATAGGTGGCGCCCGCGAGATGGACGGCAAGGTCGGCGATCTCTTCCGGGGTGCCGAGACGTCCCATTGGCTGGCGGGCGATAAAGGCGGCACGCGCAGTTTCATAGTCTCCCTGGGCGCGCATGCGGTCCTGCAGCGACGGGCTTTCGACGGTGCCCGGGCAAATGGCGTTGCAGCGAATGCCCTCAGACACGTAATCGGCTGCGACGGCCTTTGTGAGACCGATGACGGCGGCCTTGGTGACGCCGTAGGCAAACCGGTTGGGTACGCCCTTGATGCTGGAAGCGACCGAAGCCATGTTGATGATCGCGCCGTCCTTGCGGACAAGCATGCCCGGAAGGACCGCACGAATGGTGCGGATCATCGCCTTGACGTTGAGGTCGAGCGCGAACTCCAGATCGCTATCCTTCATCTCCAGGATCGAACCGGCATGCACGAAACCGGCGCAGTTGAAGAGGACGTCGACGGCGCCGATCTCTGCCACGAGCGCTTCGACCGCTTGCGTGTCGAGAACGTCGAGCCGGTGCGTTTCGACGTCGGCTTCCTTTGCAAGTGCCGCAAGCGCATCGGTATTGATATCGGTCGCGTGCACCTTTGCGCCGGCCTTCACAAAGGCCAAAGCCGAAGCGCGGCCGATGCCTTGAGCCGCAGCCGTAATCAGGACGACCTTGCCTTTAAGATCCGCTGTCATTCTCGATCCCTCATGCTTTGCGTTCAACGACCAGGATATGGTCGGCGGCGAGAACGACCTCGCCACGCTGGTTGATGACTTCTAACCGTTCGACGATGCGTCCCGCCTTCGGCCGCTTCGGATCGTCCTCCTTGGCGGCGATCGTCACGCGGGTACGGATCGTATCGCCGATATGAACCGGGCGCACGAAGCGCAGACGATCATAGCCGTAGGAAAACGCAACCGGATTGATCAAAGATGCGGTCAGCCCGACCCCGATCGAAAAGATCATGGTGCCGTGGGCGATGCGCTGGCCGCCCGGCAGGGTCTTGGCGAACTCCGCATCCATGTGGTGCGGAAAGAAATCGCCGGTGTGGCCGGCATGAACGACGAAGTCGGTTTCGGTAATCGTCCGGCCCGTCGTCAGGCGCTCATGGCCGAGCTCGTAGTCTTCGAAATGGATGATCTGTTCCGACATCTCAGCGTCCCGGAAGTGGCGCGATCGCCGTGGCCGGCGCGGCACTCGATTGATAGGCGGCCTCGACCAGGGCCATTGTCTGCCAGGCGTCTTCCACCGAGCCGATCAGCTCCGGGTCTTCGCCGGAGGCGAAACGCTGCAGATTGGCCATTCGGTTGGCGAAGGCGTCGGGGAACCAGGCGCCTTCAAGCGGAACCGACACCCACTCGACAGCCCCGGTTGGCCGGATCCAGAGCTCGTCGGGCTCGCCCTTGGGATAGTCGAGGTTGACACCGAGTTTTACATAAGCAGCACCCGACGTGCCCGAAATGCGGAACTCGCAGGCCTGGAACTTGCGGCCGAAATCATGGTCGTGATTGACCGAAAGTACGCAGCGCACGCGGTCGCCATAGTCGAGGATCGCAGCCGTCCGTGTCTGGGCGACCTCATGGTTCGGATGGCCGATCGTCTTTGCATGCACGCCCAATGGATTGCCAAGCAGGCCGCGCACGAGATCCAGATAGTGGATCGAGTGCATGGCGATCTCGATGCGCGGCAGGCCCTTCAAGAAGGGCCACAGACCCCAGGGCGTAGCAAGTGCAAGCCAGGCGTCGAAATCGACGACCTCGCCGAGGTATCCCTTGGCGATCGCGTCTTTCAGCGCCAGCATCATCGGCGCGAAGCGGAGCTGGAAATTGACCGCCGCCTTCAGTTTGCGCGTCCGGCAGAGCTCGAGAATGGCGGTCGCGGCTTCAAGGTCCGAGCCCATCGGCTTCTGGATGAGGGCAGCGGCGCCGATCGGAAGCTTCGCCAGGATGGCGGCATGGGCCGCCGGCGGGGTCGCCAGATCAAAGATTGCATCAGCGACCGCAAGCGCATCCTCTTCCCGTTCGAAGGCGGGAATGCGCCAGGCGCCGGCAAGCTTCGCGGCCTTCTCCCGGTCTGGATCATAAAGGCCCGCGACTGGGAAGCCGGCCTGGCGATAAGCCGGCAGATGTGCGTCGCCGACGATGCTGCCGGCGCCGAAGATCACGATCGGCCGGGGCTCTGCCGGTTTCGGCCACCACTGCCTGAGCGCGCCCGGATCGAAATTTTCAGCCATTGTGGGAGACCTTGCCGTCGTGATGGAAGACCTCTTCCATCATCGCCCACCACTCGCCTTCCTGGCGCGTCTCAAGCGGCTTCTGGCAGGGCATACAGACCGACCACCATTCCTGGTTCTTCGGATGTGCGGCCATCTTGGCCATGTCCGCCTCAAAATCAGAGCCGACATACTCCCAGTAGCCGAAGAGCAGGTTTTCCGGCTCCTTGAGGAAGATCGAATAGTTGGTAACGTTGCACTCGGAAATCAGCGCGAGGATCTCCGGCCAGACGGCGGCGTGCAACGCCTTGTATTCGGCGACCTTGGACGCCTCCAGACCGATCACCATTCCCATTCGCTGCATGATGACCTCCCTATCCTAGCCCCGAAACTCGCGGGTAAACTCGTCGATCGAGCGGGCGCGCACGGCATCCCAGTCCCAGGAAATCCCGATGCCTGGCTCGGACGGCGCCAATGCGCGACCGTTCCGGATCTCCATGCCCTTGGTCGTGAGATCATCGAGCTGCGGAATGTACTCAACATATTTGCCGTTCGGCACGGCGCAGACGAGGCTGACATGCAGCTCCATCAGGAAGTGCGGGCAGACCGGAATGTCGAAGGCTTCCGCCGCATGCGCGACTTTCAACCACGGCGTGATGCCGCCGATACGGGCAACGTCGACCTGGACGATCGAGCAGGCGCCCTTCTGCATGTATTCGCGGAAATGACGGATCGAGTACATGGATTCACCCACCGCAATCGGCGTGGGCGTCGAGCGCGTCAACCGGATATGACCGTCGAGATCGTCGGCCGGCAGCGGCTCCTCGATCCAGGCAAGGTCGAGCTCCTTCAGCCTGGACGCGCGGCGGATCGCCTCGTCGACGGTGAAGCCCTGGTTGCAGTCGGTCATGATCTCGAAGCCGTCGCCGAGCGCCTTGCGCATTGCCGACAGGCGATCGTAATCCTCCGAGCCGTGCGGCTTGCCGATCTTCACCTTCGAACCTGAAAAGCCCTTGGTCTTGGCGGCAAGCGCGTCCTCGACCAGCGCTTCCTTTTCGATGTGCAGCCAGCCGCCCTCGGTGGTGTAGAGGGGGCAGCTTTCCTTGGCGCCGCCGGCAAGCTTCCAGAGCGGCAGCTTCTGCTTTTTGGCGCGCAGGTCCCAAAGTGCTGTGTCAACTGCCGCCAGCGCCAGCGCCGTTATCGGGCCGATCGTCGTCGCGTGGGTCGCAAATTCTAGTCTGTGCCAGATCGCCTCGATGCAATCGGCATCCTCGCCGATCAGGATCGGCACCAGGTGGTCGGAGAGAAGCCGCATCACCGACGAACCGCCGGTACCGATCGTATAGCTGTAGCCGGTGCCCGTCGCACCATCGCTGTCGGTGATGGTGACGATCGGGGTTTCCTGGCTGACGAAGCTCTGGATCGCATCGGTCCGCTTCACCTTCGGCGGCAGGTCGACCATGCGCAGTTCAATTTTCTCGATTCTTGCCATGTCAGCCTTCCAGAGCCTTGCCGGTATCGATGTCGAAGAGATGGGCGCGCGAGAGGTCGAAGCTCATGTGCACCTTCTCGCCCGGGCCAAGCGGGCGCGGATTGAGCATGCGCGAAACCCAGTCTCGACCGTTGAACTGGATGAAGACCAGCGTTTCATTACCCAGCGGTTCGGTGATCGACACCGGTAGCTCGACCTCGTGCACGGCGGCCGGGTCGCCGGCATGCAGACCATGGCCGCTCGGATAGATGTCGTCAGGCCTCAGACCGAAGGTGACCTTCTGTCCCGGACGGAGCGCGTTCACAAACCGCGGCGGGATCGGCAGCCGCATGCCGCTTACAAAGACGAGCGTACCGTTGTCGACGATCGCCTCGTCCATGTTCATCGGCGGCGAGCCGATGAAGCCGGCCACGAACTTTGTGGCCGGGCGCTGGAACACTTCTTCCGGCGTGCCTACTTGTTCGATATAGCCGTCACGCATGATGACGATGCGGTCTGACAAGGTCATCGCCTCGACCTGGTCGTGGGTGACGTAGATCATCGTCGCCTGCATGCGGGCATGCAGCTTCTTGATCTCGGTTCGCACCTGGGTGCGCAGCTTCGCATCCAGGTTCGACAGAGGTTCGTCGAACAGGAAGACATCCGGCTGGCGCACGATCGCGCGGCCCATGGCGACGCGCTGGCGCTGGCCGCCGGAAAGCTGCGACGGGCGGCGCTCCAGGAGATGGCTAAGATCGAGGATGGCAGCGGCTTCATCGACCCGCGTCTTGATCTCGTCTGCCGAGCGTCCGGCGATCTTCAGCGAAAAACCCATGTTTTCGGCGACCGTCATATGCGGATAGAGCGCATAGGACTGGAAGACCATGGAGATATTGCGCGCCCGAGGCGGCAGGTCGTTGACCTTCTTTCCGCCGATTTCGATCGCGCCATCGCTGACGTCTTCGAGGCCTGCGATCATGCGCAGCGTTGTCGACTTGCCGCAGCCCGACGGGCCGACGAGCGCGATGAACTCGCGGTCCTTCACTTCGAGGTCGATGCCGTGGACGACCTCGAGCGCGCCGTAGCGCTTGACCAGTTTCCTGAGAGTGACAGGAGCCATGAACGATTATCCTTTCACCGCGCCGAAGGTGAGACCCGAAACGAGGTGCTTCTGAATGATGAAGGTAAGGGTCAGCGCCGGGATGATCATCACGACGGCGAGCGCACACATGCCGCGCCAGTCGATGGTGAATTCGGCGGTGTAGTCGAGAAGCCCGACCGGCAAGGTCTTGGAATTGACCGAGCGGGTGATCTGCGAGGCAAGCGCATACTCGTTCCAGGACGTCAGGAACGCAAAGATGCCGGCGGATGCGATGCCGGGACCGGCAAGCGGAAACTCCACCTGCCAGAAGGCCTGCCACGGCGTGCAGCCGTCTATCTGGGCGGCCTCGGCGAGATCCTTCGGCACCTGGCGGAAGAAGCCGTCGATCAGCCAGATGGTGAAGGGCACGTTGAGCGCGACATAGGTCAGGATCAGCGAAAAATGCGTGTCGATGATCCCGGTGCGGGCGTAGAGCATGAAGAGCGGCAGCGAGAGCGCGATGCCAGGCACGGCGCGCGTCAGCATGAAGCCGAGGAAGATCGCCGACTTCGCCTTGAAACGATAGCGGGCAAAGGCGTAGCCGCCGGCCATGCCGATCGCCAGTGCAATCACCGTCGAGGTCACCGAGATGATCAGCGAATTGCGAAAATAGTCCCAGACGGGAACGCCACCCTGCCCGGCGCCCGCAAACATGGCGCGATAGGCATCGAGCGAAATGCTCTCGGGGATCCAAACCGGTGGTTTCGCCATGATTTCGACGGTCGGACGCAGCGACGACAGCACGATCCAGAGGCCGGGAAGGCAGATCACGGCCATTGCGAGAAACAGGCCGATCAGGTGCACCGTCTTCAACAGGCGGCGGCGCAGTCGGTGCGAAGCGTTGATATCCATTACCACTCGGCTCCGATCTGCTGGCGCGCCGCGGCGAGCTTGCGGAAGAAATAGACGGTGAAGACGATCGACAGGAGGATCGCGACATAGGCCATGGCGTTGGCGAGCCCCATGCGGGCATCGGCATAGGCCGTGCGGCCGACGAGCGTCCAGAGTAGCTCCGTGCGCTTGGCCGGGCCGCCATCGGTCATGATCTTGACGATGTCATAGGCGCGCGCGACGTCGAGAGAGCGGATCGTCATGGCGATGAAGGCGAACGGCATCAGATAGGGCCAGGTGACATAGCGGAAGGTCTGCCAGGGTGTGCAGCCGTCGACATGGGCAGCCTCGACCGGATCCTTCGGCATGGCGAGCAGGCCGGCCAGAATCAGGATCGCAAAGACTGCGGTCGAGGACCAGACTTCGGCGATGATGATCGAGAGCAGTGCGAGATTGCCGTCGATCAACCAGGGAATTGCCTGATCCGTCAGTCCCAGCGACTGCAGCGCATTGTTGACGAAGCCGATATTGTCGTTGAAGAGGAACTTGAACTGGAAGCCGACGAGCACGGGCGAAAACATCATCGGAAACATCATCATGGTGCGCAGCAGGCGCTGGCCGTGGGTCGCCTTGTTGACAAGCAAAGCCAGGCCGAGACCGAGCAGCATCTCGGCGTTCAGAGCCACAGTCAGCAACAGCACGGTGCGGCCAAACGCGACCCAGAATTCGGCGTTGCCAAGTACGGTCGCGTAGTTGCGCAGGCCTACAAAGACCCACAGCGTCTCCGGTTTGGTCAAGCGGAACGGCGTGAAGCTCGAATAGAAGGAAAAAAGGAGCGGCAACACGATCACCGCCGCGAGCACGACAAAGGCCGGAAGCAGAAGCAGGGCCGGTGCTGACAATTTCTTGAGCTTCATCGGGCAGTCCTGAGGATTGCATGAAATGGCTGAGGCGGCGCCGGCGCCTTCAAGGCATCGGCGCCGCCTCATGGGTAACGATCAGAGCTTGCCCGCGTCTTCGAGAATGCCGGTCGCTTTCTGAGCGGCGGCATCAAGCGCTTCCTTCGACGTCTTGTCGCCGAGGATGGCGGCCTGGAGTTCCGGATAGACGGCGTTGGAGATTTCGATCCACTCGGCCGTCTTCGGAACCGGGAAGGCATGCTTTGCGGCTTCCTGGAAAGCCTGCAGCACTTCCGTCTTGTAGGCGTCGCCCTCGGCTTGCTTGATGTTGTATTCCCAGACGGCAGTCCGGGTCGGCAACGGGCCGGCAGCCGATTCCAGCTTCTGGCTGTCCTCGTTGGTCAGCCACCAGACGAGCGAAGCGGCCGCTTCCTTGTTGGCGCAATCTTCGGTGACCGAGAAGCCATGATGGCCCGACCAGCCGGTGCGCTTGCCGGAAGAACCGGCCGGCTGCACCTTCACGCCGACATTGCCGGCGACCTTGGAGGACTTCGGGTCGTTGAAGAAGCTCGCCCAGCCAGGCCAGTCGAGGTTGAGGGCGATCGAACCCGAGGCAAAGCCCTGGCCGAGGTCGTCCCAAAGATAGTTGGTCGTGCCCGGCGGTACGGCCTTGTCCTTGTAGAGCTTGACGAACCAGTCAAGCGCATGGACACCGGCTTCCGAGTTGAAGGCGGGGCGCCCGTCCTTGTCGAGATATTCGCCACCTTCGGCGACCAGCATTTCATAGAAGCGACCGTTGATTGCCTCTTCCTTACCGGCAAACTGCGTGCCGTAGAAATTCGGCGGGGCGGCGAAGAACTCGGCCTGATCGCTGACCTGGGCCCAGGTGTCCGGCGGCGCGAGGTCGTAACCGTATTTCGCCTTGAAGGCGGTCTTCTTGGCTTCGTCCTGGTAGAGGCTCTTCTGGTAGTAGAGCGCCGACACGTCGAACTGGGCGCGCGGCAACATCACCAGCTTGCCGTCGAGCGTCGAAGCGTCGATCAGCGCCGGCACGAATTTGGCGATCTCCTCCGGCGGCAGGAGCGCCAGGAGATCAGTGTAGATGTCGGGGTATTGCGGCGCGAAGGAGGAATGGTTCGAGCCGACGCACCAGCTGACGCCGCCAGTCGCGATATCCGACTTGATCTCCTTGTCGAGTTCGAAGTGGTTCTTCTTCGACAGGATGTTGACCTTGGCGCCGGTCGCCTTCTCCCATTCGCCGATCCGCTCGTAGAGCTTTTCGTATTGCTGTCCGCCGATCAGCTTGGCGTCGATCGTGACGCCCTCGAACTTGCCGGGCAGTTCTGCGGCATTCGCCGCTCCCCCTGCACAGGCAAGCATAACGACGCCGGCGGAGACGCCGGCAAGCAGCCTTTTCATATCCACTCCTCCCATGTTCACGCCCTCTTCCTGACGTGACGTTCTCATTTGTGAGAAACTAATTCATATACAAACAACATTTTCATGAGGCGTCAAGGGAGAACTTTCCTTTGTGGGCGCCTTCGTCTGCGTATATGGATATGAATATTCACCAAGGAGGCTTCATGGACACCGAAGAGTCAGATCGCTACCGCGCACCGGCCCTTGATAAGGGGCTCGACATTCTCGAGCTGCTTGCCAGCGTCGACGGCGGACTGACGCAGGCCGAGATTTCCAAGCGCCTGAACCGGAGTCCGAACGAGTTCTACCGCATGCTCGATCGGCTGGTGCGGCGCGGCTATGTCACGCGCATCGACGGAGATCGCTATTCGCTGACATTGAAGCTCTTCGGGTTGTCGCAACTGCATGCGCCGGTCCGCAGGCTTGCCTCCTACGCCACGCCCTTGATGCGGGATCTGGCCCAGCGCTCGAAGCAGGCAAACCACCTCGCCGTCTTCGATCGCGGCTCCGCCGTCGTCATCGCCCAGCAGGAAGCGCCTGATTATTGGGGCATTTCGATCCGGGTCGGGTCGCATATCAGCCTCTTCGACACGGGTTCCGGCCATATCCTGCTTGCCTTCCGCTCGGCCGAAGAGCGCGAAATGATGATCGCGGAACATGCCAGGAGCAAAGACGAGGTCCCGCGCGGGCCTGAGTTCTACGCGCGCCTCGATCAGATCCGCGAGCGCGGCTATGAAATGATGGCGAGCGCGCAGACAGCCGGCGTCTATAACCTCTCGGCGCCGATCCTGGGGCCTGATGGCCGCGGCATCGCGGCGCTGACCGTTCCCTATATCGCGCTCGTCAACGCGCCCTCGGCGCCAGACATCACTGAAAGCATCGCCCTTTTGCTGAAAACCGCCGAGCAACTGTCGACGTTGGCCGGTTCGGACGTGGCCTCCACAACAGATTGACGGCACTTGGGAACGGTCGTACTTCTTATCTGAATAGATCATTCTTATGTGAGAAGCCGTTCGGAGGAGGCGCGCCTTGATCATCGACACCCATCTTCACCTCATCGACAGGTCGAGGCTCGCCTATCCCTGGCTCGCCGGTGTGCCTGCCCTCAACCAGGACTTTCTCTACGCCACCTACGAGCGCGAAGCGCGGCGGCTCGGCATTACTGCCAGCCTGCACATGGAGGTCGATGTCGATCCTTTAGAGATGGAGAAGGAGACATCCGAGGTCGCGCGGCTCGCAGGCCAGGCGGATAGCCTGCTGAAGGGCGCTATTGCCGCCTGCCGACCTGAAGAGGATGGCTTTTCGGCCTATCTAGAACGCCAGGAAGCAAACGGCCTCATCAAGGGCTTCCGCCGCGTGCTGCATGTGATGCCGGATGACCTCTCCGAAGGAGCGACTTTTCGCGACAATATCCGCCGGCTCGGCGGCCGTCGCTTCACCTTCGACCTCTGCGTCCTGCCGCACCAGATCGAAAAGGCGATTGCGCTTGCCGATCTGGCGCCCGACGTTCCGTTTATTCTCGACCATTGCGGCGTGCCCGACATTCGCGCCGGCGCCGAGCATCCCTGGCGCGAGCACATGAGCGAGATCGCCCAACGTGCGAACGTCACGGCAAAAATCTCCGGCGTCGTCGCCTATGCGGACGAGGCCTGGCAGGTCGAGACGCTGCGCCCGTATGTCGAGCACACGATCGACGTCTTTGGTTGGGATCGGGTGGTCTGGGGAAGCGATTGGCCGGTCTGCACGCTCGGCGGCAATCTTTCGACCTGGGTCGGCGCCACCCACGCGCTTCTGGAAGGCTGCAGCGCGGAGGAAAAGCGCAAGCTGCTTGCCGACAACGCGCGCCGGATCTGGAATCTCGCCTAGCAAGCCCTGCCCTAAGTCCGTTCCGGGACGCCTGGGCATCCCGGAACTCAGAAATCAGGCTGTAGCAAAACTCTCTGCAAACAGCCGATTGAGATCGTCGACGACCTTTCGCGCCGCCTCTTTGCCCGTGAGGCCGTCGTTGATGCGATCGGATGCCGCCTGTTGGAAGGCCATGTAGCCATCGTACCGTGGGCGAACCCAGGCGCTCTCCAGCGTCTTGCGCGTCGCACGATAGAAATCGGAGGTCGCGGCATTGACGGCGTCGTCATCCCAGGCGGCCGCGTGGCCGGGCTGCCCGCCTCCTGAGGCATAAGGACCGCGCTGGACGGCGCCGCTCGCAACGAAATAGGCGAAATCGATCGCCGCTTCCCGCGCCTGTGAGAAAGCCGAGACCGCAATCCCCGTTCCGCCGAGGGCCGAGCCTGCCGGACCATTGGTTCCGGCAATCGGAACATCGCCGAACGTCACGAGCGACGGCCGGAAGCCCGGCA
This is a stretch of genomic DNA from Ensifer adhaerens. It encodes these proteins:
- a CDS encoding L-fuconate dehydratase; this translates as MTRITDLRVFDLRFPTSQSLDGSDAMNPDPDYSAAYVILDTDREGLAGHGLTFTIGRGNDICCMAIKAMRHLIVGQETSDILAHPGRFWRHLTSDSQLRWIGPEKGAMHLATGAVVNAVWDLLAKEAGKPVWRLVAEMSPEEIADIVDYRYMTDVLTRDEAVAILSRAEPGKAQRIATLEKEGYACYTTSAGWLGYDDDKLRRLAQEAIDEGFNHIKMKVGRDLADDIRRLTIAREVIGPDRYLMIDANQVWEVGEAIDWVKQLAFAKPFFIEEPTSPDDVAGHRKIREAIGPVKVATGEMCQNRIMFKQFIAEGAIDIVQIDSCRMGGLNEVLAVLLVAAKYGLPVWPHAGGVGLCEYVQHLSMIDYLAVSGTKDGRVIEYVDHLHEHFLDPCVIENAAYMPPQRPGFSIEMKPQSIADYTFRG
- a CDS encoding fumarylacetoacetate hydrolase family protein, which codes for MKLLRYGLPGQEKPGILDANGTLRDLSGHVADFSGAALDPDKLAELEALDLAGLPAVDGNQRLGPCVAGTGKFICIGLNYSDHAAETGATVPSEPIIFMKATSAIVGPNDDLIIPRGSEKTDWEVELGVVIGRKAKYVTEAEALDYVAGYCTVHDVSERAFQIERQGQWTKGKSCDTFGPTGPWLVTKDEVADPQNLPMWLKVNGETMQNGSSKTMVYGVAYLVSYLSQFMSLQPGDIISTGTPPGVGMGMKPPRYLKAGDVVELGIEGLGSQKQSVRADD
- a CDS encoding Gfo/Idh/MocA family protein is translated as MAENFDPGALRQWWPKPAEPRPIVIFGAGSIVGDAHLPAYRQAGFPVAGLYDPDREKAAKLAGAWRIPAFEREEDALAVADAIFDLATPPAAHAAILAKLPIGAAALIQKPMGSDLEAATAILELCRTRKLKAAVNFQLRFAPMMLALKDAIAKGYLGEVVDFDAWLALATPWGLWPFLKGLPRIEIAMHSIHYLDLVRGLLGNPLGVHAKTIGHPNHEVAQTRTAAILDYGDRVRCVLSVNHDHDFGRKFQACEFRISGTSGAAYVKLGVNLDYPKGEPDELWIRPTGAVEWVSVPLEGAWFPDAFANRMANLQRFASGEDPELIGSVEDAWQTMALVEAAYQSSAAPATAIAPLPGR
- a CDS encoding WGR domain-containing protein gives rise to the protein MTIVQPYQIYVERRDAARNMARYYSMQISMSLLGEACLTRRWGRIGSHGQMMVHHFAREEEAVKLFLELTRSKRQRGYRPRM
- a CDS encoding L-rhamnose mutarotase, giving the protein MQRMGMVIGLEASKVAEYKALHAAVWPEILALISECNVTNYSIFLKEPENLLFGYWEYVGSDFEADMAKMAAHPKNQEWWSVCMPCQKPLETRQEGEWWAMMEEVFHHDGKVSHNG
- a CDS encoding SDR family oxidoreductase, with amino-acid sequence MTADLKGKVVLITAAAQGIGRASALAFVKAGAKVHATDINTDALAALAKEADVETHRLDVLDTQAVEALVAEIGAVDVLFNCAGFVHAGSILEMKDSDLEFALDLNVKAMIRTIRAVLPGMLVRKDGAIINMASVASSIKGVPNRFAYGVTKAAVIGLTKAVAADYVSEGIRCNAICPGTVESPSLQDRMRAQGDYETARAAFIARQPMGRLGTPEEIADLAVHLAGATYTTGQAYAIDGGWTI
- a CDS encoding NUDIX hydrolase; its protein translation is MRAIKKSKAPKPPKPKTLLQKLAASPEKLFSGSFRQQCAALCYRYVPDGAIEILVVTSRDSGRWLIPKGWPMKQKEPHEAAAIEALQEAGVRGKVRKKPIGSYTYLKMLDDGDVVPCIVDIFQIEVTKLAEKYKEKGERLVAWVSPDEAARRVREIELKSLLVDFKPR
- a CDS encoding MaoC/PaaZ C-terminal domain-containing protein, whose amino-acid sequence is MSEQIIHFEDYELGHERLTTGRTITETDFVVHAGHTGDFFPHHMDAEFAKTLPGGQRIAHGTMIFSIGVGLTASLINPVAFSYGYDRLRFVRPVHIGDTIRTRVTIAAKEDDPKRPKAGRIVERLEVINQRGEVVLAADHILVVERKA